The following proteins come from a genomic window of Mariniflexile sp. TRM1-10:
- the tuf gene encoding elongation factor Tu, protein MAKATFDRSKPHLNIGTIGHVDHGKTTLTAAITKVLADAGLSEAKSFDQIDNAPEEKERGITINTSHVEYSTANRHYAHVDCPGHADYVKNMVTGAAQMDGAILVVAATDGPMPQTREHILLGRQVGIPRMVVFMNKVDMVDDEELLELVDMEIRDLLSFYEYDGDNGPVIAGSALGALNGEQKWVDTVLQLMEACDTWIEEPLREIDKPFLMPIEDVFSITGRGTVATGRIETGIAKTGDPVEIIGMGAEKLTSTITGIEMFRQILDRGEAGDNAGILLRGIEKSQISRGMVIVKPGSVTPHAKFKAEVYILKKEEGGRHTPFHNNYRPQFYVRTTDVTGNIALPDGVEMVMPGDNLTITVELIQKIAMNVGLRFAIREGGRTVGAGQVTEILD, encoded by the coding sequence GTTTATCAGAAGCAAAATCATTTGATCAAATTGATAACGCTCCAGAAGAAAAAGAAAGAGGTATTACAATTAATACTTCTCACGTAGAATATTCAACAGCTAACCGTCACTACGCTCACGTTGACTGTCCAGGTCACGCGGATTACGTAAAGAACATGGTTACTGGTGCTGCTCAAATGGATGGTGCTATTTTAGTAGTAGCAGCTACAGATGGTCCAATGCCACAAACTCGTGAGCACATCTTATTAGGTCGTCAAGTAGGTATTCCTCGTATGGTTGTATTCATGAATAAAGTGGATATGGTTGATGACGAAGAATTATTAGAACTAGTTGATATGGAAATTAGAGATTTATTATCTTTCTATGAGTATGATGGAGATAATGGACCTGTAATTGCTGGTTCTGCTTTAGGTGCACTTAATGGTGAACAAAAATGGGTAGATACCGTTTTACAATTAATGGAAGCTTGTGATACTTGGATTGAAGAGCCGTTAAGAGAAATTGATAAGCCTTTCCTAATGCCTATCGAAGATGTATTCTCTATTACTGGTCGTGGTACTGTAGCAACTGGTCGTATCGAAACTGGTATCGCTAAAACTGGAGATCCAGTTGAGATTATCGGTATGGGTGCTGAAAAATTAACATCTACTATTACTGGTATCGAAATGTTCCGTCAAATCCTTGATAGAGGTGAAGCTGGAGATAATGCTGGTATCTTATTAAGAGGTATTGAGAAATCTCAAATCTCTAGAGGTATGGTTATTGTTAAGCCAGGTTCTGTAACACCACACGCTAAATTTAAAGCTGAGGTTTATATCCTTAAAAAAGAAGAAGGTGGTCGTCATACACCATTCCACAACAACTACCGTCCACAGTTCTACGTACGTACAACTGACGTAACAGGAAACATAGCGCTTCCTGATGGTGTTGAAATGGTTATGCCAGGAGACAACTTAACTATCACTGTTGAACTTATCCAAAAAATTGCAATGAACGTTGGTTTACGTTTCGCAATCCGTGAAGGTGGTCGTACAGTAGGTGCTGGTCAAGTAACTGAAATTTTAGACTAA
- the nusG gene encoding transcription termination/antitermination protein NusG, with protein sequence MSEVNEKKWYVVRAVSGQENKIKTYIENEIARLGLQDYVDQVLVPTERVIQIRNGKKIHKEKVFFPGYIMIQANLSGEIPHIIRSVTNVIGFLGETKGGDPVPLRQSEVNRMLGKVDELSVEENSTVAIPFTKGETVKVIDGPFNGFDGTIEKINEEKRKLEVMVKIFGRKTPLELSYMQVEKV encoded by the coding sequence ATGTCTGAGGTAAACGAAAAAAAATGGTATGTTGTTAGGGCTGTAAGTGGTCAAGAAAATAAGATTAAAACTTATATTGAGAATGAAATTGCTCGATTAGGTCTTCAAGATTATGTTGATCAAGTATTGGTTCCAACTGAGCGTGTGATTCAAATACGTAATGGAAAAAAAATTCATAAAGAGAAAGTTTTCTTCCCAGGGTATATAATGATCCAAGCCAATTTATCAGGAGAAATTCCTCATATTATCAGGTCGGTTACAAACGTAATTGGTTTTTTAGGTGAAACAAAAGGCGGAGATCCTGTGCCATTAAGACAATCTGAAGTAAACAGAATGTTAGGTAAAGTTGATGAGTTATCGGTTGAGGAAAATTCAACTGTGGCTATACCTTTTACAAAAGGAGAAACGGTTAAAGTTATTGATGGACCATTTAATGGATTTGATGGTACTATCGAAAAAATAAATGAAGAAAAGCGTAAACTAGAAGTTATGGTGAAGATTTTTGGAAGAAAAACACCATTAGAACTAAGTTATATGCAGGTTGAAAAAGTATAA
- the secE gene encoding preprotein translocase subunit SecE has translation MAGIVNYVKESFGELKNNVSWPTWAEAQSLTVLVAVFSIVFSLAIWGIDTVFSKMIAFYFQLIG, from the coding sequence ATGGCTGGAATTGTAAATTACGTAAAAGAATCGTTTGGCGAACTTAAAAATAATGTGAGCTGGCCAACTTGGGCAGAAGCACAAAGTTTAACTGTTTTAGTTGCTGTATTTTCAATCGTGTTCTCCTTAGCAATTTGGGGAATCGATACGGTATTCAGTAAAATGATAGCATTTTATTTTCAATTGATTGGTTAA
- the rplK gene encoding 50S ribosomal protein L11 — protein MAKEIGKVVKLQVRGGAANPSPPVGPALGAAGVNIMEFCKQFNARTQDKPGKVLPVVITVYKDKSFDFVIKTPPAAVQLLEATKLKSGSGEPNRKKVAKVSWDQIKTIAEDKMVDLNAFTIESAMTMIAGTARSMGITVTGNAPK, from the coding sequence ATGGCAAAAGAAATTGGTAAAGTAGTTAAGTTACAAGTTCGGGGAGGTGCTGCGAATCCGTCGCCACCGGTTGGACCCGCTTTAGGTGCTGCTGGAGTTAACATTATGGAGTTCTGTAAGCAATTTAATGCTAGAACACAAGATAAGCCAGGTAAAGTATTACCTGTGGTTATTACAGTTTACAAAGACAAATCATTTGACTTTGTAATTAAAACTCCTCCGGCTGCAGTACAATTATTAGAAGCGACCAAGTTAAAAAGTGGTTCAGGAGAACCAAACCGAAAAAAAGTAGCTAAAGTTTCATGGGATCAAATCAAAACTATAGCAGAAGACAAAATGGTAGATTTAAATGCATTTACTATTGAATCTGCTATGACAATGATAGCTGGTACCGCAAGGTCTATGGGTATAACCGTGACTGGAAACGCACCAAAGTAA